The Blattabacterium cuenoti genome includes a region encoding these proteins:
- the ccsA gene encoding cytochrome c biogenesis protein CcsA gives MQTLKKIFFSTKITSFLFLLLAISMAIATFLEKKYSTDVAKIFIYESTWFEITMLLITINLIGNICKYKLWNYDKFPLFIFHLSFLFLFIGAIFSRYYSFEGIMSIREGEINRKIISRKNYIKLKINQGNYTRFYHDPYILSSYHKKYKRKFLFKDNPLKIKIIDYIPCAKVILEKKKPEEKIIKIISNNQKGRTENFLKNGNITKINGVIFSLNKKIPLGIQIVEKHNKLFIKSSFSGECINMIHKKTSFLLKNTFDFLKIKHLYRIKTDHGIMQWVIPERIMKGKLEYIKSCEKEENNDLLSAITAVISFRDQSKLITFLGGKNTTKMSDSLSFKDCQISIGYGSIFWNLPFLLRLNNFKIENYPGSEFPSSFMSNITLIDKKKKINHLIYMNNVLNYKGYRFFQSGYDPDGKGTHFSVNNDYLGTYFSYVGYIFMSIGMFFTLFWKGTRFNYLKNKLKNLYSKNHSILFFILFLLLGNNYVSFTQTYNQIHEFKKIPLENVSDAIHIPKKHSENFGRLLVQDHKGRIKPVNTIAIELIRKIHKRNSIENIDANQWFISIHQDNIFWTKVPFIQVDKRGGSKFLNKVKANQEYYVSLIDLYILDQKTSRLKFVLKEDYEKAFSKNPMQRDEYDKAVLSLSERVGIIHEIFQGKYIRIFPIPNDMNHTWSSWILSESNRLNPSGFSMFNNYLKSLFDAQNEKNWRIADNEIEKIRRYQIKHAKSILPSEKKISIEIIYNKLNIFYFLSFLYAILGIIIIINSFLRIFFQKKYMVFFSKVFSFILSVLFLSNFLGLIFRWYISEHAPWTNGYESAIFISFCLVGIGFLFYKNQFVSGMTTLIASILLMIAHGNAMDPEITNLVPVLKSHWLIIHVATITTSYGFFFTGSCLGFFVLLLYILKAYFHYYSKIIRIHIEKLTIINEMCLTIGLFLLTIGTFLGSVWANNSWGRYWSWDPKETWALISIMIYAFVLHIRLIPCMKSIFAFNFYSILSISSIIMTYFGVNYYLSGLHSYAKGDPVSVPFWIYYSLLILFIITSWAYYSAKFPKFHNITKIDKNKQ, from the coding sequence ATGCAAACGTTAAAAAAAATTTTTTTTTCCACAAAAATAACTTCTTTTTTATTTTTATTATTGGCTATATCTATGGCTATAGCTACTTTTTTGGAAAAGAAATATTCTACTGATGTAGCCAAAATATTTATTTATGAATCTACTTGGTTTGAAATAACAATGTTATTAATTACAATCAATCTGATAGGAAATATATGTAAATATAAATTATGGAATTATGACAAATTTCCTCTTTTTATTTTTCATTTATCATTTTTATTTCTCTTTATAGGAGCAATTTTTTCTAGATATTATAGTTTTGAAGGAATTATGTCTATAAGAGAAGGAGAAATTAATAGAAAAATCATTTCTAGAAAAAATTACATAAAATTAAAAATTAATCAAGGAAACTATACTAGATTTTATCATGATCCTTATATTCTTTCTTCTTATCATAAAAAATATAAAAGAAAATTTCTTTTTAAGGATAATCCTTTAAAAATAAAAATTATAGATTATATTCCATGCGCTAAAGTTATTTTAGAGAAAAAAAAACCAGAAGAAAAAATTATAAAGATTATTTCAAACAATCAAAAAGGAAGAACGGAAAATTTTCTTAAAAATGGGAATATAACGAAAATAAATGGGGTTATATTTTCTTTAAATAAAAAAATTCCTTTAGGAATACAAATTGTTGAAAAACATAATAAATTGTTTATAAAATCTTCTTTTTCAGGAGAATGTATAAACATGATTCATAAAAAAACTTCTTTTTTACTCAAAAATACTTTTGATTTTTTAAAAATCAAACATTTATATAGAATCAAAACAGATCATGGGATAATGCAATGGGTTATTCCTGAAAGGATTATGAAAGGAAAATTAGAGTATATCAAATCATGTGAAAAAGAAGAAAATAATGATTTATTAAGTGCTATTACGGCAGTAATATCTTTTCGAGATCAATCAAAATTAATTACTTTTTTAGGAGGAAAAAATACAACAAAAATGAGTGATTCTTTATCATTTAAGGATTGTCAAATATCCATTGGATATGGGTCTATATTTTGGAATCTTCCTTTTTTATTGCGATTAAACAATTTTAAAATAGAAAATTATCCAGGGTCTGAATTTCCTTCATCTTTTATGAGTAATATCACACTTATAGATAAAAAAAAGAAAATAAATCATTTGATTTACATGAACAATGTTCTCAACTATAAGGGATATAGATTTTTTCAATCTGGATATGATCCTGATGGAAAAGGGACACATTTTTCTGTCAATAATGATTATTTAGGAACCTATTTTTCCTATGTAGGTTACATTTTTATGAGTATAGGAATGTTTTTTACTTTATTTTGGAAAGGAACTAGATTTAATTATTTGAAAAATAAATTGAAAAATTTATATTCTAAAAATCATTCAATACTATTTTTCATATTATTTCTATTATTAGGAAATAATTATGTTTCTTTTACTCAAACATACAATCAAATACATGAATTTAAAAAAATTCCTTTAGAAAATGTTTCTGACGCTATTCATATTCCTAAAAAACATAGTGAAAATTTTGGACGTTTATTAGTACAAGATCATAAAGGAAGAATAAAACCTGTCAATACTATAGCTATTGAACTTATTAGAAAAATACATAAAAGAAATTCTATAGAAAATATAGATGCTAATCAATGGTTTATTTCTATACATCAAGACAATATTTTTTGGACAAAAGTCCCTTTTATTCAAGTAGATAAAAGAGGAGGTTCTAAATTTTTAAATAAAGTAAAAGCAAATCAAGAATACTATGTTTCTCTGATTGATCTTTATATTTTAGATCAAAAAACATCAAGATTAAAATTTGTCCTTAAAGAAGACTATGAAAAAGCTTTTTCTAAAAATCCTATGCAAAGAGACGAATATGATAAAGCGGTACTCAGTCTTAGTGAACGTGTAGGAATTATTCATGAGATTTTTCAAGGAAAATATATTCGCATTTTTCCTATTCCCAATGATATGAATCATACTTGGTCTAGTTGGATTCTATCAGAATCAAACAGATTAAATCCTTCAGGTTTTTCTATGTTTAATAATTACCTAAAATCTTTATTTGATGCTCAAAATGAAAAAAATTGGAGAATTGCAGATAATGAAATCGAAAAAATACGACGGTATCAAATAAAACATGCTAAATCAATTTTGCCTTCGGAAAAAAAAATATCCATAGAAATTATTTATAATAAACTCAATATATTTTATTTTTTATCTTTTTTATATGCGATTTTGGGAATAATTATTATTATTAATTCTTTTTTGAGAATTTTTTTTCAAAAAAAATATATGGTTTTTTTTTCAAAAGTGTTTTCATTCATTTTATCTGTTTTATTTCTTTCAAATTTTTTAGGTTTAATTTTTAGATGGTATATTTCTGAACATGCTCCATGGACTAATGGATACGAATCTGCTATTTTTATTAGTTTTTGCTTAGTTGGAATAGGTTTTTTATTTTATAAAAATCAATTTGTTTCAGGGATGACAACCTTAATAGCATCTATTTTATTAATGATAGCACATGGAAATGCAATGGATCCAGAAATAACAAATTTAGTACCAGTTTTAAAATCTCATTGGTTGATTATACATGTGGCAACAATAACAACCAGTTATGGTTTTTTTTTCACAGGATCCTGTTTAGGATTTTTTGTGTTGCTCTTATATATATTAAAAGCATATTTTCATTATTATAGTAAAATAATTCGAATTCATATTGAAAAATTAACTATTATTAATGAAATGTGTCTTACCATAGGACTTTTTTTATTAACAATAGGAACTTTTTTAGGTTCTGTTTGGGCAAATAATAGTTGGGGACGTTATTGGAGTTGGGATCCAAAAGAAACTTGGGCTCTAATTAGTATTATGATTTATGCTTTTGTATTACATATACGATTGATTCCATGTATGAAAAGTATATTCGCTTTTAATTTTTACAGCATATTGTCAATAAGTTCTATCATTATGACTTATTTTGGAGTCAATTATTATTTGTCTGGATTACATTCTTATGCTAAAGGAGATCCTGTTTCTGTTCCTTTTTGGATATATTATAGTTTATTAATTTTGTTTATTATCACAAGTTGGGCTTATTATTCTGCGAAATTTCCGAAATTTCATAACATTACAAAAATAGATAAAAATAAACAGTGA
- a CDS encoding lysophospholipid acyltransferase family protein, which translates to MKKKESTLFRDAFGNLHFIKRFLIFTFGCISYNRYNGFNQLQLKGTEYLRDLPEKRVLFVSNHQTYFADVFAMFHVFCSVKNGFINSIKNPIYLLNPKVNLYYVAAQETMDQGFLTKLFAYSGGITVKRTWKEGDKIVNRSVNHSDITRMGIALNDGWLITFPQGTTQAFAPGRRGIVHVIRKYNPIVVPIVIDGFQKAYDKKGIRIKKKGVLQKMKFKEPIQLDLKKETTENIMEKIMDAIEQSPKYYKKKNNDVL; encoded by the coding sequence TTGAAAAAAAAAGAAAGCACTCTATTCAGAGATGCATTTGGAAATTTACATTTTATAAAACGTTTTTTAATTTTCACTTTTGGTTGCATTTCTTATAATCGATATAATGGATTCAATCAATTACAATTAAAAGGAACGGAATATCTTAGAGATCTTCCTGAAAAAAGAGTTTTATTTGTTTCAAATCATCAAACTTATTTTGCAGATGTTTTTGCTATGTTTCATGTATTTTGTAGTGTAAAAAATGGATTTATAAATAGCATTAAGAATCCTATTTATCTTTTGAATCCAAAAGTGAATCTGTACTATGTCGCTGCTCAAGAAACCATGGATCAAGGTTTTTTAACAAAATTATTTGCTTATTCTGGAGGAATTACTGTGAAAAGAACATGGAAAGAAGGAGATAAAATAGTAAATCGTTCTGTAAATCATTCTGATATAACTCGCATGGGAATAGCTCTGAATGATGGATGGTTAATTACTTTTCCACAAGGAACAACCCAAGCGTTTGCACCTGGACGAAGAGGAATTGTTCATGTGATCAGAAAATATAATCCCATTGTTGTTCCTATTGTCATTGATGGGTTTCAAAAAGCTTATGATAAAAAAGGTATTCGAATTAAGAAAAAGGGAGTATTACAGAAAATGAAATTTAAAGAACCTATTCAATTAGATTTAAAAAAAGAAACCACTGAAAATATTATGGAAAAAATCATGGATGCTATAGAACAGTCTCCAAAATATTATAAAAAAAAGAATAATGATGTATTATGA
- the alaS gene encoding alanine--tRNA ligase — MKYKLVRDTFLDFFQNKKHKVLSSFPIYSKNDPTLFFINAGMNPFKDYFLGHVKPDYSRIVNIQKCLRVTGKHNDLENVGYDNYHHTMFEMLGNWSFGDYSRKETIEWAWELLIEVYNIPKKNIYISVFIGDEEEGLSMDHETLKYWKTLINKDNILFFGKKENFWEMGLTGPCGPSSEIHIDLRNEKEKKILPGKYLINKKHPKVIEIWNLVFIEFLRKSDGTLEKLPIKHVDTGMGLERLCMVLQGKFSNYETDIFFPIIQNIKESLGNIYKKDFHQKVSIHIIADHLRAIVFSISDGQLPSNNGAGYVIRRILRRAVIYVIRFLYKKEPFIYQFVDSLVREMKSSFPELEKKIKYIKNVIYEEELSFLRVIEKGSHKIQYIMEQTKEKKEKIIDGETIFQLYDTYGFPIQLSKMLVEKNNLSIDEDLFHKKLLEQKNRSKKENNTIEKKDWIKVHNHQFIHENANFVGYDMIECDVSILKYRKIENKLEKTYYYELVFSKTPFYPEGGGQLGDTGLIKSKTDEIIIFNTKKENSIIIHYAQKLPSDIYSSFKAIVDKNRRSEIEKNHTSTHLLHFSLKQVLGNHIQQKGSYVGDDYLRFDFSHYQKITIEELHKIENIVQEFIFSDLILKEEKFTSLQEAKIKTSFYKSERFENKYKQEVRVITFGNSSELCIGTHVKHTGLIQIFKIISESSVSYGIRRIKAITSKKAIQYLKSIHDQYQSLKKMMKNSESPLKNFIILQNVNKKLKKEISGIRFQQIKALKKEYSLKAIQLSSINYICDIDPIQEKELNMNLIKKIVLDLRHEISNLFMIVGFLKDKKPVIFISISDSVIRSKNIHAHKIICKMASYIHGKYWGKSFFATAIGTEISGLKLILKDIITIKNHFK, encoded by the coding sequence ATGAAATACAAATTGGTAAGAGATACTTTTCTTGATTTTTTTCAAAATAAGAAACATAAAGTTCTTTCTTCTTTTCCTATTTATTCAAAAAATGACCCTACACTTTTTTTTATCAATGCGGGGATGAATCCTTTTAAAGATTATTTTTTAGGACATGTCAAACCGGATTATTCAAGAATAGTTAATATTCAAAAATGTCTTCGAGTAACTGGAAAACACAATGATTTGGAAAATGTGGGATATGATAATTATCATCACACTATGTTTGAGATGTTAGGGAATTGGTCTTTTGGAGATTATTCCAGAAAAGAAACAATAGAATGGGCTTGGGAGTTATTGATTGAAGTATATAATATACCAAAAAAAAATATTTACATATCTGTTTTTATTGGAGATGAAGAAGAAGGATTATCCATGGATCATGAAACTTTAAAATATTGGAAAACTTTAATAAACAAAGATAATATTCTTTTTTTTGGAAAAAAAGAAAATTTTTGGGAAATGGGATTGACAGGACCTTGTGGTCCTTCTTCAGAGATTCATATAGACTTACGCAATGAAAAAGAAAAAAAAATACTACCTGGAAAATATCTTATTAACAAAAAACATCCAAAGGTTATAGAAATTTGGAATCTTGTTTTTATAGAATTCTTACGTAAATCAGATGGAACATTAGAAAAACTTCCTATAAAACATGTTGACACTGGAATGGGGTTGGAAAGATTATGTATGGTCTTGCAAGGAAAATTTTCTAACTATGAAACTGATATTTTTTTTCCAATTATTCAGAATATAAAAGAATCTTTGGGGAATATTTATAAAAAAGATTTTCATCAGAAAGTATCCATACATATAATAGCAGATCATTTGAGGGCCATTGTTTTCTCTATTTCAGATGGTCAATTGCCATCAAATAATGGAGCTGGTTATGTTATAAGACGAATTTTAAGAAGAGCCGTAATTTATGTGATCCGTTTTTTATATAAAAAGGAACCTTTTATTTATCAATTTGTAGATTCTTTAGTGAGAGAAATGAAAAGTTCTTTTCCAGAATTGGAAAAAAAAATAAAATACATAAAAAATGTGATTTATGAAGAAGAATTATCTTTTTTAAGGGTTATTGAAAAAGGAAGTCATAAAATTCAATATATCATGGAACAAACTAAAGAAAAAAAAGAAAAGATTATTGATGGAGAAACCATTTTTCAATTATATGATACTTATGGTTTTCCTATACAGTTATCTAAAATGTTAGTTGAAAAAAATAATTTATCAATTGATGAAGATTTGTTTCATAAAAAATTGTTAGAACAAAAAAATAGATCCAAAAAAGAAAATAATACAATCGAAAAAAAAGATTGGATAAAAGTACATAATCATCAATTTATTCATGAAAACGCAAATTTTGTAGGATATGATATGATAGAATGTGATGTCTCAATTTTAAAATACAGAAAAATAGAAAATAAATTAGAGAAAACTTATTATTATGAGTTAGTTTTTTCAAAAACTCCTTTTTATCCTGAAGGAGGGGGTCAGTTGGGAGATACTGGATTAATAAAAAGTAAAACTGATGAAATTATTATTTTCAATACTAAAAAAGAAAATTCCATTATCATACATTATGCTCAAAAATTGCCTTCAGATATTTATTCTTCTTTTAAAGCCATAGTTGATAAAAATAGAAGATCAGAAATTGAAAAAAATCATACTTCTACTCATTTGTTACATTTTTCTTTAAAACAAGTATTAGGAAATCATATTCAACAAAAAGGGTCTTATGTGGGAGATGATTATTTACGATTTGACTTTTCTCATTATCAAAAAATAACTATTGAAGAATTGCATAAAATAGAGAATATAGTTCAAGAATTTATTTTCTCTGATCTTATTCTAAAAGAAGAAAAGTTTACTTCCCTGCAAGAAGCCAAAATAAAAACTTCTTTTTATAAGAGTGAAAGATTTGAAAATAAATATAAACAAGAAGTGCGGGTGATCACTTTTGGGAATTCTTCTGAATTATGTATTGGAACACATGTCAAACATACTGGATTAATTCAAATTTTTAAAATCATATCGGAATCTTCTGTATCATATGGAATTCGAAGAATTAAGGCTATAACTTCAAAAAAAGCAATACAATACTTGAAATCTATTCATGATCAATATCAATCTTTAAAAAAGATGATGAAAAACTCGGAATCTCCTTTAAAAAATTTTATCATTTTACAAAATGTAAATAAAAAATTAAAAAAAGAAATATCAGGAATACGTTTTCAGCAAATTAAAGCACTCAAAAAAGAATATTCTTTAAAAGCTATTCAACTTTCTTCAATTAACTATATATGTGATATTGATCCAATTCAAGAAAAAGAATTGAATATGAATCTTATTAAGAAAATTGTTTTGGATTTAAGACATGAAATATCTAATTTATTTATGATTGTAGGATTTCTAAAAGATAAAAAACCAGTTATTTTTATATCTATTTCCGATTCTGTCATTCGAAGCAAAAATATTCATGCTCATAAAATAATATGTAAAATGGCATCTTATATACATGGAAAATATTGGGGAAAGTCTTTTTTTGCTACAGCTATAGGAACTGAAATAAGTGGATTGAAATTGATTTTAAAAGACATAATAACTATAAAAAATCATTTCAAATAA